In Acidobacteriota bacterium, one DNA window encodes the following:
- a CDS encoding VWA domain-containing protein, with amino-acid sequence MNARRLALPLLLLLASAFALADGLIVIPRPPGPGPVAPFPLEVREHRVKALVEDRAAVTDIDQVFFNPTHLRLEGEYLFPVPKGAVISAFSMFVDGKELKAELLDAAKARRIYEDIVRTQRDPALLEYLGRDLFKVRIFPIEPRSEKRVKLSYRQVLAEDSGLVEYVYPLNTEKFSSAPLKAVSVKVEVKSASRRIRTLYCPTHEAEVARHGERSAVVGWEASNVKPDTDFKLYCGFGEGDLGLAVLPWRRPGEDGYFFLSVAPAFGSKAEETAPKDIVFVFDTSGSMAGDKMEQARKALLFCVNNLNPGDRFEVVRFSTEAEGLFGRLEKADANHVKQAVDFVGSLKAMGGTAIEDALNLALAAEGTGDRPRMIVFLTDGKPTIGETDETRLMEKIRKANTASLRIFTFGVGFDLNTHLLDRLTDETRGWRTYIAPHEDIEIKVSAFYSKVRSPVLTDLKLSVENVRVYQVYPRELPDLFKGSTLTVFGRYSGSGEGKLALEGKTAAGRRSFEYTASFPGAADRYDFIAPLWASRRIGFLLEQIRLNGENRELVDEVTALARAWGIITPYTSHLIVEDEARRVADRVLPADFQTLGGAATYAPEAAKKMREEYDGIRSKSGAGSVRASSGVQDMTAAENMAQAAPPSPALAYRDREGKEANVARQVRNVRGRAMYQSGEFWNDAALQSSRPANLKRIPFGSDAYFKLLDQEPGIAEFMSLGRNVRFVHKEQAYEIHE; translated from the coding sequence ATGAACGCCCGACGCCTCGCCCTCCCGCTGCTCCTCCTGCTCGCTTCCGCTTTCGCCCTGGCCGACGGCCTCATCGTGATCCCGAGGCCGCCGGGCCCCGGCCCGGTGGCGCCCTTCCCACTGGAGGTCCGCGAGCACCGCGTGAAGGCCCTCGTCGAAGACCGTGCCGCCGTCACCGACATCGACCAGGTCTTCTTCAACCCGACCCACCTCCGGCTGGAGGGCGAGTACCTCTTCCCGGTGCCCAAGGGCGCGGTGATCTCCGCCTTCAGCATGTTCGTGGACGGCAAGGAACTGAAGGCGGAACTCCTGGACGCCGCCAAGGCCCGCCGCATCTACGAGGACATCGTCCGCACCCAGCGCGACCCGGCCCTGCTGGAGTACCTGGGCCGGGACCTCTTCAAGGTCCGGATCTTCCCCATCGAGCCCCGGTCCGAGAAAAGGGTGAAGCTCTCCTACCGCCAGGTGCTCGCCGAGGACAGCGGCCTGGTGGAGTACGTCTACCCCCTCAACACCGAGAAGTTCTCCTCGGCGCCCCTGAAGGCCGTCAGCGTGAAGGTGGAGGTGAAGTCCGCCTCCCGCCGGATCCGGACCCTGTACTGCCCCACCCACGAGGCCGAGGTGGCCCGTCACGGCGAGCGTTCGGCCGTGGTGGGCTGGGAAGCCTCCAACGTCAAGCCCGACACCGACTTCAAGCTCTACTGCGGCTTCGGCGAGGGCGACCTCGGCCTGGCGGTCCTCCCCTGGCGCCGCCCGGGCGAGGACGGCTACTTCTTCCTGAGCGTGGCGCCCGCTTTCGGGTCGAAAGCCGAGGAGACCGCCCCCAAGGACATCGTCTTCGTCTTCGACACCTCCGGCTCCATGGCGGGGGACAAGATGGAGCAGGCGCGCAAGGCGCTCCTCTTCTGCGTCAACAATCTGAATCCCGGCGACCGCTTCGAGGTGGTCCGCTTCTCCACCGAGGCGGAGGGGCTCTTCGGCCGCCTGGAGAAGGCCGACGCGAACCACGTGAAGCAGGCCGTGGACTTCGTCGGCTCGCTGAAGGCCATGGGCGGGACCGCCATCGAGGACGCCCTGAACCTGGCCCTTGCGGCCGAGGGGACCGGGGACCGGCCCCGGATGATCGTCTTCCTGACCGACGGCAAGCCTACCATCGGCGAGACGGACGAGACCCGCCTCATGGAGAAGATCCGCAAGGCCAACACGGCGTCGCTGCGCATCTTCACTTTCGGCGTGGGCTTCGACCTCAACACCCACCTCCTGGACCGCCTCACCGACGAGACCCGGGGCTGGCGGACCTACATCGCGCCCCACGAGGACATCGAGATCAAGGTCTCCGCCTTCTACTCCAAGGTCCGTTCGCCGGTCCTGACCGACCTCAAGCTGAGCGTCGAGAACGTCCGGGTTTACCAGGTTTACCCGCGGGAGCTGCCGGACCTCTTCAAGGGGTCCACCCTGACCGTCTTCGGCCGTTACAGCGGCTCGGGCGAGGGGAAGCTGGCTCTGGAGGGGAAGACCGCCGCCGGGCGCCGGAGTTTCGAGTACACGGCGTCCTTCCCCGGGGCCGCCGACCGATACGACTTCATCGCGCCCCTCTGGGCTTCGCGGCGGATCGGTTTTCTCCTGGAGCAGATCCGGCTCAACGGCGAGAACCGGGAACTGGTGGACGAGGTCACCGCCCTCGCCCGGGCGTGGGGGATCATCACGCCCTACACCAGCCACCTGATCGTGGAGGACGAGGCCCGCCGCGTGGCCGACCGGGTCCTGCCCGCCGACTTCCAGACCCTGGGCGGCGCGGCGACCTACGCCCCCGAGGCGGCGAAGAAGATGCGGGAGGAGTACGACGGGATCCGTTCCAAGAGCGGTGCCGGGAGCGTCCGGGCCAGCTCCGGCGTCCAGGACATGACCGCGGCCGAGAACATGGCCCAGGCGGCCCCGCCCAGTCCTGCCCTCGCCTACCGCGACCGGGAGGGCAAGGAGGCCAACGTCGCCCGGCAGGTCCGGAACGTCCGGGGGCGGGCCATGTACCAGTCGGGCGAATTCTGGAACGACGCGGCCCTGCAGTCGTCCCGGCCGGCCAACCTCAAGCGGATTCCGTTCGGGTCCGATGCGTACTTCAAGCTCCTGGACCAGGAGCCCGGCATCGCCGAGTTCATGTCCCTGGGGCGCAACGTGCGCTTCGTGCACAAGGAGCAGGCGTACGAGATCCACGAGTGA
- a CDS encoding transglycosylase SLT domain-containing protein has translation MRYDLPIPLNGSTLPSGLAALQGRGRLVFRALLLAGILAGLMVLVFLARQNRVVPLLTPGIGEASEGPGVPGPGKPTDPVAAGATPSRLEDLDRERLSNPARYAAERLYLLHVDLLAASGREADAAGICEVCAASDPLFRDHLLRKLAGLYRVLGRRPEERAVLGRLAASAGPGEGDDLAFRLAENLAESGRTEEALTAFQALRQGRGGRRADALLAEARLQVGRKAWEEAFPLLVELTEGERYPRQEAPAALLVAATPEVLERFRASEELLSEIALSLLRHRELAPALKLTEELLQRFPDSARRWEYLFAMARIAAYDGDVDGALARYGQAFAAAPEGKAAGVRVAVARLNLMHGRDAEAAKQYRRLLSEAKAHGTLCDAYTHLSNLERRAGRPGPARELLRQGAAALTRGYRLKLQYRLAILDLRDGNARKALAALHSIRRHLPRQAGPDLPEPDEIDFFEGSARAALKDYRGALDTWLDGCNNAESYYAWRCEDAARDLLRTRPALGSAAVARRMERHAAALKRRRPTDAFRELGRVHVVQGESAAWTAGLADLVPIRARLELLNGLAAPEAPPSVPEGSSDALRRAVVFHRLGLYLPAAGAYAASGEGEFALAFGLEGNRAGRVKDYLVASLQARGGDFRNAHRGGQRLFSQYPAGTPRALFNPGITALCWPEAYPEPVRRHAAENGVDPGLVWSVMRAESRFSPRAHSPASARGLMQVMPDTARGLCARAKRPPPASPEALYDPDFSITLGAFYLGESMREFDDPGAAAASYNAGFAPARYWRGLSAAAGDDFFIPEIHIGETRRYVNRVLAACRLYKAPYPEAAAQP, from the coding sequence ATGCGATATGACCTGCCCATCCCTCTGAACGGTTCCACCCTCCCCTCCGGGCTCGCTGCCCTGCAGGGCCGTGGCCGGCTGGTCTTCCGCGCCCTGCTCCTTGCCGGCATTCTGGCCGGGTTGATGGTGCTGGTCTTCCTCGCCCGCCAGAATCGCGTCGTCCCGCTCCTGACCCCGGGGATCGGGGAAGCATCCGAAGGTCCCGGTGTTCCCGGGCCGGGGAAGCCGACCGACCCCGTCGCCGCGGGGGCAACCCCGTCCCGCCTCGAGGACCTCGACCGCGAACGGTTGTCCAACCCTGCCCGCTATGCCGCGGAGCGCCTCTATCTTCTCCACGTGGACCTCCTGGCGGCTTCCGGCCGTGAGGCCGACGCGGCGGGGATCTGCGAGGTGTGCGCCGCCTCCGACCCGCTCTTCCGCGACCACCTGCTCCGTAAACTGGCGGGGTTGTACCGGGTGCTCGGCCGGCGTCCCGAGGAGCGGGCGGTCCTGGGCCGGTTGGCGGCCTCCGCCGGGCCCGGTGAAGGGGACGACCTGGCGTTCCGCCTGGCGGAGAACCTGGCCGAGTCGGGCCGCACGGAAGAGGCGCTGACCGCCTTCCAGGCCTTGCGCCAGGGTCGCGGGGGCCGCCGCGCCGACGCCCTCCTGGCGGAAGCCCGCCTCCAGGTGGGTCGGAAAGCCTGGGAGGAGGCGTTCCCCCTCCTGGTCGAACTGACGGAGGGGGAGCGTTACCCCCGACAGGAGGCCCCCGCGGCCCTCCTCGTTGCTGCGACGCCCGAGGTCCTCGAGCGGTTCCGGGCCTCGGAGGAACTCCTCTCCGAGATTGCCCTCTCCCTCCTCCGCCACCGCGAGCTGGCCCCGGCGCTTAAACTGACGGAGGAACTCCTCCAGCGCTTTCCCGACTCGGCCCGGCGGTGGGAGTACCTCTTCGCGATGGCGCGCATCGCGGCGTACGACGGCGACGTGGACGGCGCCCTCGCCCGCTACGGCCAAGCCTTCGCCGCGGCGCCCGAGGGGAAGGCTGCGGGCGTAAGGGTCGCCGTGGCGCGCCTGAACCTGATGCACGGCCGGGATGCCGAGGCGGCGAAGCAGTACCGCCGGCTCCTGTCCGAGGCGAAGGCCCACGGGACCCTCTGCGACGCGTACACCCACCTCTCCAACCTGGAGCGCCGGGCCGGGCGGCCCGGTCCGGCCCGGGAGCTGCTCCGGCAGGGGGCGGCCGCCCTGACCCGCGGCTACCGCCTCAAACTCCAGTACCGCCTGGCGATTCTGGACCTGCGGGACGGGAACGCCCGGAAGGCCCTGGCGGCCCTGCACTCCATCCGGCGTCACCTGCCCCGCCAGGCCGGGCCGGACCTGCCGGAACCCGACGAGATCGACTTCTTCGAGGGGAGCGCGCGCGCGGCGCTCAAGGATTACCGGGGGGCCCTGGACACCTGGCTGGACGGTTGCAACAACGCAGAAAGCTACTACGCGTGGCGTTGCGAGGACGCCGCCCGGGACCTTCTCCGGACCCGGCCGGCGCTCGGTTCCGCCGCCGTGGCCCGACGGATGGAAAGACACGCCGCCGCCCTGAAGCGCCGCCGCCCGACGGACGCCTTCCGGGAGCTGGGACGCGTTCACGTCGTCCAGGGCGAATCCGCCGCCTGGACCGCCGGCCTGGCCGACCTCGTGCCGATCCGGGCACGGCTGGAACTCCTGAACGGGCTCGCTGCGCCCGAAGCGCCCCCGTCGGTCCCGGAGGGGTCGTCGGACGCGCTCCGGCGGGCCGTCGTGTTCCACCGCCTCGGGCTGTACCTCCCGGCGGCCGGTGCGTACGCCGCATCCGGAGAGGGGGAGTTCGCCCTCGCCTTCGGCCTGGAGGGTAACCGTGCCGGCCGGGTGAAGGATTACCTGGTGGCTTCGCTCCAGGCCCGGGGCGGTGATTTCCGGAACGCGCATCGCGGCGGTCAGCGACTCTTTTCTCAGTACCCCGCCGGGACGCCCCGTGCTCTCTTCAACCCCGGGATCACCGCCCTGTGCTGGCCCGAGGCTTACCCGGAGCCGGTCCGCCGGCACGCGGCGGAAAACGGCGTCGATCCCGGCCTGGTCTGGTCCGTGATGCGCGCCGAGAGCCGGTTTTCCCCCCGCGCCCACTCGCCGGCCTCGGCCCGCGGCCTGATGCAGGTCATGCCCGACACCGCCCGGGGCCTGTGCGCCCGGGCGAAACGGCCGCCCCCGGCGTCCCCGGAGGCGCTGTACGACCCGGATTTCAGCATCACCCTCGGCGCCTTCTACCTGGGGGAGTCCATGCGGGAGTTCGACGACCCGGGCGCCGCCGCGGCCTCCTACAACGCCGGCTTCGCCCCGGCCCGCTACTGGCGGGGCCTGAGCGCAGCGGCCGGGGACGACTTCTTCATCCCCGAGATCCACATCGGCGAGACGCGGCGCTACGTGAACCGGGTGCTGGCGGCCTGTCGTCTCTACAAAGCCCCCTACCCGGAGGCGGCCGCTCAACCTTGA
- a CDS encoding VWA domain-containing protein, which yields MFRRNARNIFWDLGLAALVAFALTVVLAGTPAKVTGGAAPATPAATAATPAKTTAPATPAKTTTGKTAKSAAAPKAGAKITGGAPGTNRIQLAILLDTSNSMDGLIDQAKSQLWNIVNELSRMKRNGVSPALEVALYEYGNDRIPAGEGHIRCVSSLTTDLDLISEKLFALTTNGGYEFCGQVIGAALSGLQWSADPDDLRLVYIAGNEPFTQGSVDYRPVCARAAGKGIVVSTIFCGSSREGIEGKWKDGADAGGGKFMCIDQNKKAAVITTPQDAEIARLGQELNQTYLAYGVKGAESKTRQEAQDANAASVGGAVTAQRAVAKASTAYNNASWDLVDAKKEGKVDVEKLKEEEMPAEMQKMTPAEREKYVEGKRRQREEIQAKIRKLQAERDQYIATQRKGNAARDTLDEVILESTREAAGQRGYK from the coding sequence ATGTTCAGACGCAACGCCCGAAACATCTTCTGGGACCTCGGCCTCGCCGCCCTCGTCGCCTTCGCCCTGACGGTCGTCCTCGCCGGGACCCCGGCGAAGGTCACCGGCGGCGCCGCCCCGGCGACGCCGGCCGCCACCGCCGCCACGCCGGCGAAAACGACCGCCCCGGCCACCCCGGCCAAGACCACCACGGGCAAGACGGCCAAAAGCGCCGCCGCCCCCAAGGCGGGCGCGAAGATCACGGGGGGGGCGCCAGGGACAAACCGCATCCAGCTCGCCATCCTGCTGGACACCAGCAACAGCATGGACGGCCTCATCGACCAGGCCAAGAGCCAGCTCTGGAACATTGTGAACGAGCTGTCCCGCATGAAGCGCAACGGCGTTTCCCCGGCGCTGGAAGTGGCCCTCTACGAGTACGGCAACGACCGCATCCCGGCGGGCGAAGGGCACATCCGCTGCGTTTCCAGCCTGACGACCGACCTGGACCTCATCTCCGAAAAGCTCTTCGCCCTGACCACCAACGGCGGGTACGAGTTCTGCGGCCAGGTGATCGGGGCCGCGCTGAGCGGCCTTCAGTGGAGCGCCGACCCCGACGATCTCCGCCTGGTCTACATCGCCGGCAACGAACCCTTTACCCAGGGCAGTGTCGATTACCGCCCGGTCTGTGCCCGGGCCGCGGGGAAGGGGATCGTGGTCAGCACCATCTTCTGCGGGTCTTCCCGGGAGGGGATCGAGGGGAAGTGGAAGGACGGCGCCGACGCGGGAGGCGGGAAGTTCATGTGCATCGACCAGAACAAGAAAGCCGCGGTGATCACCACGCCCCAAGACGCGGAAATCGCCCGTCTTGGCCAGGAGTTGAACCAGACCTACCTTGCCTACGGCGTCAAGGGGGCCGAGAGCAAGACGCGCCAGGAGGCCCAGGACGCCAACGCGGCCTCCGTGGGCGGTGCGGTGACGGCCCAGCGCGCCGTGGCGAAAGCCTCCACCGCCTACAACAACGCGTCCTGGGACCTCGTGGACGCCAAGAAGGAGGGCAAGGTGGACGTGGAGAAGCTCAAGGAAGAGGAGATGCCCGCCGAGATGCAGAAGATGACGCCCGCGGAGCGCGAGAAGTACGTCGAGGGCAAACGCCGGCAGCGCGAGGAGATCCAGGCGAAGATCCGGAAGCTCCAGGCGGAGCGTGATCAGTACATTGCCACCCAGCGCAAGGGAAACGCCGCCAGGGACACCCTGGACGAAGTCATCCTCGAATCGACCCGGGAAGCCGCCGGGCAGAGGGGGTACAAATGA
- a CDS encoding PP2C family protein-serine/threonine phosphatase: MSTHDGPEQHSGKRHLGRTLLDDLGRGDLHRSWKQDWQDLMTFYLDDEHRRRLASMNRVERFFTRAGWILRNLFLRLTPARRILVGIAAVLFVLPSMDFGLRGLTLKLHLNPFSFFILLFVLMLELKDKLLAHDELEVGREVQRALLPADNPQLPGWDIWMYTRPANNVGGDLVDYLQVDDDRLALTLGDVAGKGLGAALLMAKLQATLRAVVSETRDLAELGGRVNAILYRDGVPGKFATLVYLELAPGSGAVKLLNAGHPPPFVLRAGGPEALEPEAPPIGILPEIAFVEQRLDLEPGDMMVVFSDGLPEAVNEAGEFFTDERVNALLPGLRPCSAAEAGNRLLWAVNDFVRHARPHDDLSLIVLKRL, translated from the coding sequence ATGAGCACCCACGACGGTCCGGAGCAGCATTCGGGAAAGAGGCACCTGGGAAGGACGCTCCTCGACGACCTGGGCCGGGGGGACCTCCACCGGTCCTGGAAGCAGGACTGGCAGGACCTCATGACCTTCTACCTCGACGACGAGCACCGCCGGCGCCTGGCGTCCATGAACCGCGTCGAGCGCTTCTTCACCCGGGCCGGGTGGATCCTCCGCAACCTGTTCCTCCGGCTGACCCCGGCCCGCCGCATCCTGGTGGGGATCGCCGCCGTCCTCTTCGTCCTGCCGAGCATGGATTTCGGCCTCCGCGGGCTCACCCTGAAGCTTCACCTCAACCCCTTCAGCTTCTTCATCCTCCTCTTCGTCCTCATGCTGGAGCTCAAGGACAAGCTCCTGGCCCACGACGAACTGGAGGTGGGGCGCGAGGTCCAGCGGGCGCTCCTGCCCGCGGACAACCCGCAACTGCCGGGGTGGGACATCTGGATGTACACCCGCCCCGCCAACAACGTGGGGGGCGACCTGGTGGACTACCTGCAGGTGGACGATGACCGCCTGGCCCTCACCCTGGGTGACGTGGCCGGCAAGGGCCTGGGGGCCGCCCTTCTCATGGCCAAGCTCCAGGCCACCCTGCGCGCCGTGGTTTCGGAGACTCGCGACCTGGCCGAACTGGGCGGACGCGTCAACGCCATCCTCTACCGGGACGGGGTCCCGGGGAAGTTCGCCACCCTCGTCTACCTCGAACTCGCACCAGGGTCGGGCGCCGTGAAGCTCCTCAACGCCGGCCACCCGCCGCCCTTCGTGCTTCGGGCGGGAGGCCCGGAAGCCCTGGAGCCCGAAGCGCCGCCCATCGGCATCCTGCCGGAGATCGCCTTCGTCGAACAGCGGCTCGACCTCGAACCGGGCGACATGATGGTGGTCTTCTCCGACGGCCTCCCCGAGGCAGTGAACGAGGCGGGCGAGTTCTTCACCGACGAGCGCGTGAACGCCCTGCTGCCCGGCCTGCGCCCCTGTTCCGCCGCCGAGGCCGGCAACCGCCTGCTCTGGGCCGTGAACGATTTCGTCCGCCACGCCCGCCCCCACGACGACCTCAGCCTCATCGTCCTCAAGCGCCTCTAG